The DNA region TCAGGAAAACGAGCAAATTCGCGCCGCCTATCAAGATCAAGGTATAGGGCAGTGCAAGTTTGAGAATGGACTGGATGTCGTTGGTTCTGCTTGCAGAGGAAATATAGGTGGTGCTGTAATTGTGGCGGGTGTTTCCAAAATCCAGCATCAACCCATGTATGAGCCAGTTCCAGGTACGCAGGAGGAACGGTTCGTGCAAGCCGTAGGATTCCTCTAGTTCCCATCGCATCGCTTCGATCTGCACTTCCCGCTGGTCAAGCGGGACGTCGCGCAGCCAGCCGCCCCGAAGCATCCCAAGGATCGTTTCGTTAATTCTCCCCTCGAAGATCTTGTCAATGTACCCGCCAAAGTTGGCGACCATGATGGTCAGATACAGACCAGCCGCAACCGCGAGGAGCAGCGTGATACTCCGAAACACCATGTAGCTTGCCACACGCTTGATCGTCCGGAATAATGGGCGGGATGGTTTCCCCAGGCGGGCTTCGTCATCATTGATGGGTAGACTATTCAATTCGCAATCCTTTTCAGGTGGGATAAACAAAAAAAATCGACCCAACAAAGCCGGTCAATCTTGAAGCCTTATTATAATGTGAAATGTAAATATGACAATCATCCGGCAAACCGGTGATGCGCAGGAATTGACAAAATAAACTTTTTACACTAATATATGAATAGTTGCTCATATATTCAATGATAAAACTCACAGAACTCAAAGCCATCCAGTTAGCCGAACTCTTCAGTTCCCTCAGCGACGCCAGCCGCATCCGCATCATTGCCCTGCTCATGGACGGGGAAATGTCGGTCCGCGCCATTGCTGATGGACTCGGCATGACCGAATCAGCCGTCTCGCATCAACTGCGCGGACTGCGCCAGATGCACCTCGTCCGCGCGCGGAAATCGGGCAGGCAGGTTTTTTACACGCTGGACGACGACCATGTTGCGCGGTTGTTCACCCTGGGATTAGACCATGTTCAACATGGATAAGCATGAGAAAGCAAACTTTATACAGATAAGGAAATAAGCCATGCCCCCACGAAGAAAGAGAAAAAAACAACCTTTTCCCCTGCTCCTTTTCATTGGAGGCGGAATCGCATTGCTCATTTTGGCGTTCCTGCTTGCCAATCAAAATGCAGCCACCCCGACACAGACAGTCGCCGGAGACATCCCCTACCCTGAGATTCAACGCGTCTCTCTCGCGGACGCCAGAGTCGCACTTGAATCCGGCACTGCCATCCTGCTGGATGTCCGTTCGGCAGATGCGTTCGCCGGACAACACATTGCAGGCGCGGTCAACATTCCTGTTGCGGAAATTCAAATCCGTCTCAGCGAACTCGACCCAAATGCCTGGATCATCCCCTACTGCACCTGACCGAGCGAAGAATTGAGCGCCCGTGCGGCGTCCACTCTGCTCGAAAACGGTTTTACCAATGTCACTCCTTTACTCGGCGGATTCGCAGCCTGGATCAATGCAGGCTACCCGACTGCACCATAATCAAATAAACATGTTCAATAAAATTCGCTTCATACATATCCTATTGTTCGCAATGCTACTGCTCACTGCCTGCCAGCCAGCGGAAAAGACACATCAGATCGGCATCGAGGCGGAAATGGACGGAGTCCCCTACCGCGTTGTATCTGTAGCCGAACTTCAAACCATGCTGGATGCCAAGGATTTCTTCATGGTCAATGTTCACACGCCTTTCGAAGGGAATATCCCGCAGACCGATCTGCACCTTCCCTACGATGAGATCTCACAGAACCTGGATCAACTTCCGGCGGAGAAGGATGCGAAGATCGTCATCTACTGCTTTACATCGGGCATGGCGAAGCAAGCCATTGCCATATTGGTCGCACAGGGCTATACCAATCTCTGGATGCTGGACGGCGGGACGACCGAATGGCAAGCCGCAGGTCTGACGCTCGAAAAATAAATATGAACCAAATCCAAACCATCGAGATCCCCATTGCAGGCATGGACTGCGCCGAATGCACGCAGCACGTTCAACATGCCATTGCGGGCGTAACGGGCGTACAAAAAGTGGATGTATTCCTCACGTCTGAAAAAGCCATTGTGCAGTTGAATCCATCGCTTGTAAAAATGATGGACATCCGCGCCGCGATCAAGCATGCGGGGTACTCCGTGGCGCAAGATGATGATGAAAAAACACCCAATGCCATGCTTGCGGATTTTTCGTACCGCATGTTCACCGCGTTTGGACTTGCTTTCGGCGTGGTCATCATCATCGTTGTTCTCGGCGAATGGCTGGGACTGCTCGAAGGCTTAACCGAATTCATCCCCTTCCCTGTTGGCGCCGCGCTGGTGCTGCTCGGCGGCGCGCCGATCTTCTTCAACGTCATCCGCGCAGCATTGAAAAAACAGGTGATCGCGCATACGCTGATGAGCGTTGGCGCGATCGCCGCGCTCGTCGTCGGCGAATGGACAACGGGCATGGTGGTCATCTTCTTCATGCACATCGGCAGCTATACTGAACGTCTCACCGCCGAAGGCGCGCGCCGCGCTGTCAAAGACCTGACAGCAATGGCTCCGCAAATCGCGCGCGTGGAACGCGATGGCGAAGAAAAAGAAATTCCCATCGCAGACGTTGAAATGAACGACATCGTCGTTGTGCGCCCCGGCGAAACGATCCCAGTGGATGGAGAAGTCGTTGCGGGCCACGCGGCAGTGGACCAATCGTCGGTGACGGGAGAGGCGATGCCCGTGGAAGCAGGTGTCGGGTCACAGGTGCGCGGCGCAACCATTCTCAGGCAGGGCACGCTCAAAATCCGCACACAAGCCGTGGGAGCGCAGTCCATGTTCGGGCGCGTCATCAAGATGGTCGAAGAAGCTGAAGCCCACCGTGCGGATGTCCAGCGATTCGCCGACAAATTCAGCGCGTATTACCTGCCCGTCGTGGCAGGCATCGCCGCGCTCACGTTTTTGATCAGCCGCAACGCGCTCGCCACGGCGGCAGTGTTGCTCGTGGCATGTTCCTGCACCATCGCGCTTGCTACGCCCATCGCCATGCTCGCCACCATCGGCTCGAACGCCAAACGCGGCGTGCTCATCAAAGGCGGCAAATATCTTGAAACGCTTGCGCGCGCCGACGTGTTGTTGATCGACAAAACGGGAACGCTGACACTTGGCAAGCCGATCGTGACGGATGTAATTTCATTGAACGGCATGGACGAGAACTCGCTTCTTTCCTATGCCGCATCTGCCGACCGTTACTCCGAGCATCCCCTCGCCGACGCCTTGCGCCGCTCCGCGCAGGAACGCGGCTTGGATCTGCGCGATGCCGTTAACTTCGAATCGCTCACAGGCATTGGCGTCAACGCGGATGTGGGCGGCAAAAAAATATCGGTTGGGCGGCATGCGTTGAACGGCTCCCCCACGCCCGCACAGGCAACAGAATTGGAAGCGCACGGCAAGACGGTGTTATTCATTTCGCTGAATGATACCTTGGCAGGTTTCATCGCTGTATCAGATACCCTGCGAAACGAAGCCCCGGAAGCTTTACAGGAGTCCAAACGGCTCGGCATCAAAACGATCGAATTGCTCACCGGCGACAACGAACGCGCAGCGTCTTCCGTTGCGCATTCGCTCAACATTTCGTACCGCGCAGGCTTACTGCCCGAAGACAAGATCCGCATCGTGAAGGAATATCAATCGCAGGGACGCATCGTCATCATGGCGGGCGACGGCATCAACGACGCGCCCGCACTCGCGCAAGCGAACATCGGTATTGCCATGAAGGCAGGCACTGATGTCGCCATCGAAGCCGCTCACATCACCCTCCTGCGCGAAGATTGGATGTTGATCCCGCAAGTCATTGCCGCCGCCCAACGGACAATGCGCGTGGTAAAAGGCAATCTTGGTTTTACCGCCGCGTTCAACATCGTCGGACTTACACTCGCAGCATTCGGATTCCTTCCGCCCATGCTTGCCGCCGCACTGCAATCCATCCCAGATTTGGGTATTCTTGGAAATTCGGCGCGATTGCTAAAAAACGCCAATCGATGACAAAGGACAAAAAAAGAGACGGCTTGCGCCGTCTCTTTTTTTGTTACTCAACTTACGGTTTGGTCTGTTGATTGCGCCAACCGCGTCCCTGCCCCATCATGCCATTGCCGGTTTGGGCGCCCTGCGGACCGGTGCCGTCACAGTCTCCGTTCCCGTTGCCATACATCCCGCCGCGCCCAAAGCCGCGGGACTTCATCCAATCCGCCTGCTCTTGCGTAATAACACCGGCTGCCACCGCGGCATCCAGCGCATTCGCACGGACTTCCTGAAGAAGCGCCGGAACGTCCTCTACAGCAACTCCTTCGGAGATGGCAATGTCGCGCAGGGTTTCACCAGCCGCGAGGCGGGTGTTGACATCGTTCACATTCAGATCCAGCTTCTTCGCGAACTCGGTCACCATGAAGGTGTGCAAGGGACCTTGCCCATCATGCATCCCGCGCCCACCGGAGGGCGGGTTGGCGCCCTGTGCTGAAACCACACCCACCCCAGCAGCAACCAACGCCATCAAAACCAATGTAACGATCAAAATTGTCTTTTTCATGTATATCTCCTTTTCTTGGTATTACATTCACAGTGTATCCTCCGGTTGTGTGTTTCCTGTCAGGATTTTGTGAGAGTTGGGCGAAGAAATGGTATCGAGAATTTACGCGTTTGAAAAACCCCAAGCCGTTGATGACAAACACCAAATCGCTGTGTTGGATAAACCGGCAGGAATATAAAAAAATGCTCCCCGTACGGGGAGCATTTTTTTATATTCCTGCGTTGCTCAAAATGGCGGAAGCTTCCGAGAGCAGTTTGGTGAGAGTAGGATACTTCACCTCGAATTGTTCGACCGCTTTTTTCATCCGATCAATGACGGGCAGGGTTTCAGCATCCATCTTTTGCAGAAGCGCATGAATATCCTGGTCAAGTTCATCCAGCAATTTACGCCCTTCCTCGTCCACATGATCGAGGCTCTTAAGTTCAGCACGGACTTTTTCCAACAGATCGTCAAGCTGCTTATCGCTCATGGCAAGCTCCTTTCGTGTGAAATTTTCTCCATCCCTATTGTACAACAGAACCACCCCAGACCGCCTTCAACAACTGCGGCAGGATCTCCCCCGACTTACCACGAAGGGAAAAATCCGCATCTGGAGTGAGCGGTGTTGGTTCCGCGTTGATCTCAACCACCACGGCTCCATTATCCCGCGCGGCACGCGCCAGCGACGCGGCAGGCTGCACCAATCCCGATGTGCCGATCGAAAAGAAGACCTGACACGCACGAGCCGCCAGCACAGCCGATTCCAATTCCCCGCGCGGGAGCGCCTCACCAAACCAAACGACATCTGGTCGCAGCAACCCTTGGCATGATCCACACTCCGGCACAGATTCGCCGTCGTCGTCCCATGTTTCGGCATAGGTCCCGCAATCCGCGCAACGGACGCGCTGGATGTTTCCATGCAGTTCCAATACATTTTTACTGCCCGCAAAACGGTGCAACCCGTCCACATTCTGGGTGATGAGCGTGAACTCCGATACCTTCTGTTCCATTTCCACCAACGCATAATGACCGGGATTCGGACGCACCCCCTTGACCGCTTCCCGCCGCCACGCATACCAATCCCAGACGAGTTTGGGGTCGCGGGCAAAGGCTTCAGGCGAGGCAAGATCTTCTGGTCTGTACCGCGCCCAAAGACCCTCCTGGGAATCTCTAAAGGTGCGGAGTCCGCTCTCTTGTGAGACACCAGCCCCGGTTAAGACAGCGATGCGGTCTGCCTTCGTCAGAAAACGGATCAATTCAGCCGGGATGTCCATCATGGTTTTAAAGTCTCAGTAACGATCGGAATGGGCGTCGGGACACATTCAAGCATTTTTATCTTTTCCTTGAAGACGGCAGTGCGCCCCAACTCGCGCCCGAATTGGTTCGTGGATACGATCTGATACTCCACCCATGCATTTTGAAAGAAGCCGTCCTCCAGCATCTCATCCGAATACAAGTCGTGGACGTATGTGCCCGCGCCGATCGTATGCATGGGAATGTTCGTCCACTTGCTGGCGCGCTCTGATGTCAGGCTCTTAAAACGGACGAATAATAATACATGCGCAACTGCAAGAAAATCTGTGACCTGCGCCGTGATCTTGACCGAAGCAGGCTCGCACTGCCTGCCTTTGAAGAATTCATCCTGAGACGCAAAGATGGAAAGAAAGCCCTTCATTTGCACTGTGGGCGTTGGGGTGTTCGGCGTGATCAATGCCAACGGCGTGATACTGGATTCAATGATCGTTTCGATCTCCGGGAGCACGGTCGGTGAACTCAAGACGATGAGCGTAGGCGTTGGCGTAAAAGTGACCGTCGGCGGGATCGGCGTCGCCGTGGGAGGCGGCGTGTGTGTTTCCGTGCTGGTCGGCACAGCCTCAGCGGACGGTCCAAAGAACTGTCCAAAGGCACAAGAAATCAACAGGATGGCAATGAGAGCAATGATCAGGATCTTTTTCATGGTCTTCGGGGTGTGGGAATTGGACATCCAGTTAATGGAGTAAGGCAGGGACATGGGGCAAGGTCAATGGCGGTTGAGTAGATCTGGGTGCGCCCGACCTCCAGCCCTCTGTTATTCGTGGCAACCAACTGGAACATGACCCACGAACTTCTATAATGATTATGCCCGCGTGTATCATTCGCACGCAGGGTATAGGTGAACGTACCATCGCGGCGATTGAACATGACATCCCCCGTTGTCCAGGGTGTGGAGTCGTCCTTTTCGGTCGAGCGCACCTTCACAAAGATCACCACGCTGATGACATCCTTTGGGTCTTCCACTTCAGCGGAGATCACGGTCCTGTTTGGAGTGCAAGAACCCCAGAAGATCTTGTTCGCGGACACGGAGACTGACACAAACCCAGGTCCGGGACGGGACGGAGTTGCGGGAATGATCGGCGTAGCGGTATCCATCCCAATAAAGATCGGGATCGGCTCGAACGTGGCGGTCGGCATATTGGGGTCGAATGTCGGAAGGCGGACGATGGTCGCTGTGGCGCTTGGAAGCGGCGTGTTCGTCGGCACAGGAGTATCGATCGGCGTATAGGTGATGAAAGGCGTCAGCGTGGGTTCAGGCTCGTCCGCAGGCGGCAACAGAATATCGTTCATCGAACACGCCTGCAATAGGATCGCCAACATCATCACAACAGAAAATCTGCGCATGAAAACCTCTTTACGCTATAATACTACGAAATATCACCCATAATTTTACAACATCATGACATCCATTGAAGTAGATAACCTGCACAAGGTTTTTCAAACCAAACGCAAAGCCGCCGGGCTTGGCGCATCGACACGCGCGCTATTCAAGCCCGAATACAGCCAAGTGGAAGCGGTGCGAAAAATTTCATTCAGGATGGAAGCGGGGGAACTGCTCGGCTTCATTGGTCCAAATGGCGCGGGAAAATCCACCACCATAAAAATGCTCACAGGCATCCTGCATCCCACCGGCGGCGATGCCAAAGTGCTCGGTTATACCCCGTGGAAG from Anaerolineales bacterium includes:
- a CDS encoding metalloregulator ArsR/SmtB family transcription factor; its protein translation is MIKLTELKAIQLAELFSSLSDASRIRIIALLMDGEMSVRAIADGLGMTESAVSHQLRGLRQMHLVRARKSGRQVFYTLDDDHVARLFTLGLDHVQHG
- a CDS encoding rhodanese-like domain-containing protein, producing the protein MPPRRKRKKQPFPLLLFIGGGIALLILAFLLANQNAATPTQTVAGDIPYPEIQRVSLADARVALESGTAILLDVRSADAFAGQHIAGAVNIPVAEIQIRLSELDPNAWIIPYCT
- a CDS encoding rhodanese-like domain-containing protein — encoded protein: MFNKIRFIHILLFAMLLLTACQPAEKTHQIGIEAEMDGVPYRVVSVAELQTMLDAKDFFMVNVHTPFEGNIPQTDLHLPYDEISQNLDQLPAEKDAKIVIYCFTSGMAKQAIAILVAQGYTNLWMLDGGTTEWQAAGLTLEK
- a CDS encoding cation-translocating P-type ATPase, which gives rise to MNQIQTIEIPIAGMDCAECTQHVQHAIAGVTGVQKVDVFLTSEKAIVQLNPSLVKMMDIRAAIKHAGYSVAQDDDEKTPNAMLADFSYRMFTAFGLAFGVVIIIVVLGEWLGLLEGLTEFIPFPVGAALVLLGGAPIFFNVIRAALKKQVIAHTLMSVGAIAALVVGEWTTGMVVIFFMHIGSYTERLTAEGARRAVKDLTAMAPQIARVERDGEEKEIPIADVEMNDIVVVRPGETIPVDGEVVAGHAAVDQSSVTGEAMPVEAGVGSQVRGATILRQGTLKIRTQAVGAQSMFGRVIKMVEEAEAHRADVQRFADKFSAYYLPVVAGIAALTFLISRNALATAAVLLVACSCTIALATPIAMLATIGSNAKRGVLIKGGKYLETLARADVLLIDKTGTLTLGKPIVTDVISLNGMDENSLLSYAASADRYSEHPLADALRRSAQERGLDLRDAVNFESLTGIGVNADVGGKKISVGRHALNGSPTPAQATELEAHGKTVLFISLNDTLAGFIAVSDTLRNEAPEALQESKRLGIKTIELLTGDNERAASSVAHSLNISYRAGLLPEDKIRIVKEYQSQGRIVIMAGDGINDAPALAQANIGIAMKAGTDVAIEAAHITLLREDWMLIPQVIAAAQRTMRVVKGNLGFTAAFNIVGLTLAAFGFLPPMLAAALQSIPDLGILGNSARLLKNANR
- a CDS encoding DUF4404 family protein, coding for MSDKQLDDLLEKVRAELKSLDHVDEEGRKLLDELDQDIHALLQKMDAETLPVIDRMKKAVEQFEVKYPTLTKLLSEASAILSNAGI
- a CDS encoding NAD-dependent deacylase; the encoded protein is MMDIPAELIRFLTKADRIAVLTGAGVSQESGLRTFRDSQEGLWARYRPEDLASPEAFARDPKLVWDWYAWRREAVKGVRPNPGHYALVEMEQKVSEFTLITQNVDGLHRFAGSKNVLELHGNIQRVRCADCGTYAETWDDDGESVPECGSCQGLLRPDVVWFGEALPRGELESAVLAARACQVFFSIGTSGLVQPAASLARAARDNGAVVVEINAEPTPLTPDADFSLRGKSGEILPQLLKAVWGGSVVQ